Genomic segment of Prochlorococcus marinus CUG1433:
AAATGAAAGTTCCTTTAATAATTTCAAATCATTCTCATCTTGAAAATATTGCAAATGACTTTAATGCAAAATTTGTCCATATTGATACCTTTAAAACTGATAAAACTTTTGTTGAAGATCAATTTTTAAATTTACTAAAAGAATATGACATTGATCTAGTTGTATTAGCCAAATATATGCAAATTTTGAGTGACTCTTTTTTAAAAAAATTTTCTTCAATAATAAATATTCATCATTCTTTCTTACCTGCATTTAAGGGCGGGCAACCATATCATAGAGCGTGGAAGAGAGGTGTTAAATTAATCGGTGCTACTGCTCACTATGTTACTGAAGATCTTGATGAAGGCCCGATAATAGAGCAATGTACAGTTAATGTAAGTCATAGGGATGAAGTTGATGATTTGATTAGAAAAGGACGAGATATTGAAAGAATAGCTTTAGCAAGAGCAGTAAGATTACATCTAAATCATCAAGTATTTGTCTATAACAGCAAAACTGCTGTTTTTGATTGAAGATAGTTTCTTAGTCTTCTAATTCTATTTGTATTTGTCTTTCATAAATTGATTCTTCATTAAAAGCTCTTGCTACCAAGAAACTGGCAATGCAGCTGATTAACACAGGTTTCATTATTAATAAATTTTTTGTTAAAGCAAAAGCTAAAAACATTGCTGTTATTGGCGTTCGTGAACATCCTGCTACGAAAGCTCCCATTCCCGCAAAAATGTATGTACTTGGTGCATGTCCTGTAGCAATTTCTACCCAGCTTCCCATTATTAGTCCGATTGATCCTCCTAAAGTAAGCATTGGATAGAATAATCCTCCAGGAGCTCCGGATGCTGCAGCTAAACCTGTCGTGATAAATAGTACTAAAACTGCTATTAAAGCAATTCCAATACTTGTATTTTGTTCAGCTATTATTTTCTGTAATTCATCTAAATTATGAAATGTACTGGGTAAAAAAGAGTAGATACTTCCTAAAATAAGTCCACAGATACTCATTTTTAAAACAAATTTATTTTTATACCACTTTTTCCCAAAATTTTGCATTAACAAAACATATCTGCTGTACAATTCTGCAAATATTCCAATAATTATTCCTAGTAAAACTAAGTAAATAAAATCTACAGGTAAGAAAAAAACTGATGGGTCGTATTCTTTTTGAATCAAAAATCCGAGGTTAAAATCAAAGCCTCCTGCTTTAGGATCTAAACCCAAGGCTTGAATAATATCAGCAGATGAATCTGCAATAAAAGTTGTAATTACTACTAATAATAAAATTACTGGTCTAGCAGAGTTTAATAACTCCTCTATTGCATAAATAAACCCTCCTAATGGAGCGCTAAATACTGCAGCTATTCCAGCACCACCACCTGCTGCTACTATTACTCTTCTGAAAGCTGTAGGAGCTTTGAGCCACTTGGCCATTTGCCAAGCTACGGATCCTCCCATTTGAACTGATGGACCTTCTGGACCCAAAGGGAATCCACTACCAATCGCAATAATTCCTGATATCAGCTTTACTAATCCTACTTTCAAATTCATTGGAACTTTTTTATGTCTTAAGAAACCCATGATTTGACTCACTCCTGAACCTTTTGCGGCAGGCGCTATATTTTTGATCAAATATCCTGCAATAGCTCCTCCTAGAGCTCCAAAAATAGGTAAGACCGCAATAGATGGGAATTGGTCTAATAATGCTAATCTCCAATTATTAATAAAATAGATTCCAGTTTTAAAAGATATGCTTGTAATTGAAGCTCCTAGACCTG
This window contains:
- a CDS encoding ClC family H(+)/Cl(-) exchange transporter, with protein sequence MPNFIKDNIQKTSNNSSRSIKKLLKQRSLVVAFSLLLTGLGASITSISFKTGIYFINNWRLALLDQFPSIAVLPIFGALGGAIAGYLIKNIAPAAKGSGVSQIMGFLRHKKVPMNLKVGLVKLISGIIAIGSGFPLGPEGPSVQMGGSVAWQMAKWLKAPTAFRRVIVAAGGGAGIAAVFSAPLGGFIYAIEELLNSARPVILLLVVITTFIADSSADIIQALGLDPKAGGFDFNLGFLIQKEYDPSVFFLPVDFIYLVLLGIIIGIFAELYSRYVLLMQNFGKKWYKNKFVLKMSICGLILGSIYSFLPSTFHNLDELQKIIAEQNTSIGIALIAVLVLFITTGLAAASGAPGGLFYPMLTLGGSIGLIMGSWVEIATGHAPSTYIFAGMGAFVAGCSRTPITAMFLAFALTKNLLIMKPVLISCIASFLVARAFNEESIYERQIQIELED
- the purU gene encoding formyltetrahydrofolate deformylase, producing MEHPSIIFKIVCPDRPGLVSLLTSWISNYGGNIKHSDHHTDQDAGLFLSRIEWNSNNESFNRDEIYKEFEKIADEVNGQFKVNYSDEIPNVAIFVSKQNHCLIDLLWRVRNGELKMKVPLIISNHSHLENIANDFNAKFVHIDTFKTDKTFVEDQFLNLLKEYDIDLVVLAKYMQILSDSFLKKFSSIINIHHSFLPAFKGGQPYHRAWKRGVKLIGATAHYVTEDLDEGPIIEQCTVNVSHRDEVDDLIRKGRDIERIALARAVRLHLNHQVFVYNSKTAVFD